The Streptomyces cyaneogriseus subsp. noncyanogenus region AAGTTATTACGAGTTGCCGAAGACGACGGCGACGGTCGGGATCCCGGCGGCGGACAGCCTCGTCAGGTCCCGGAAGATCGCGCCCCCGGGGATGAAGATCTCCTTCTGCGCGGGCAGGTCGGCGCCGCCGGACTCCACCAGGCTGACGCAGGGCAGCCGGTTGGCGAGGGCGATGTCGTTGGCGCGCAGCGCCTTCCGCAGGCTCCAGGGGTTGCTGGCGCCGCCGCGCACGGTGGGGTCGTTGGCGGTGATCAGGCACTCGACGCCCTCGACGACCCCGATGCCGGTGACGAGGGAGGCCCCCACGGTGTACTCGCTGCCCCAGGCGGCCAGCGGCGACAGCTCCAGGAACGGGGTGTCCGGGTCGAGCAGCAGCTCGATGCGTTCGCGGGCGAGGAGCTTGCCGCGCCGCCGGTGCCGCTCGACGTACTTCTCGCCGCCGCCCGCGAGCGCCTTGGCGTGCTCGGCGTCGAGGTCGGCGAGCTTGGCGAGCATGGCCTCGCGGTTGGCCGCGTAGGCGGGGTCGCGGGTGTCCAGCGCGGAGGGGAGGACGGTCACAGCAGGGCCTCCGGGATGTCCAGGTGGCGGGAGCGCAGCCATTCGCCGAGGGCCTTGGCCTGCGGGTCGAAGCGGGCCTGCGCGGCGGCGCCCGCGCCGAGGATCCCCTCGACGACGAAGTTCAGGGCGCGCAGGTTCGGCAGGATGTGCCGGGTGACCGGCAGGGGGCGGGCCTCGGGGACGAGCTCCCGGAACCGCTCGGCCGTCAGCTCGTGGGCGAGCCACCGCCAGGCGTCCTCGGTACGGGCCCACACCCCGACGTTGGCGTTCCCGCCCTTGTCCCCGCTGCGGGCACCCGCGACGAGTCCGAGGGGCGCGCGGCGGACGGGGCCGGGCGGCAGCGGAGCGGGGAGGGCCGGTTCGCCGAGCGGGCGCAGGGGGCGGGTGTCCTCAGGCGGCGCCACGGCGACCCGGCGCCCGTCGTCGAGGACGGCCACATGGCCGACGTCGCCCTGCGGGACGTACGCCTCCTCGAAGACCCCGTAGGGCGAGCCCTTCCCGGGTGGCGCGAGCACATGGAAGCCGGGGTAGCCGGCGAGGGCGAGTTCCACCGCGGCGGCGGTCAGCGGCCGTCCGACTACGGCCTGGTCCGGGTCGCGGACGACCAGCCGGAGCAGGGCGCTCGCCGTCTCCTCGGTCTCCGCGTCGGGCCGGTCGGTACGCACCAGCTCCCACCGGACCTCGGCGGGCGGCGCCTTGGCGAGCACGTCGCCCATCTGCTCCCGCACCAGCGCCGCCTTGGCCTCGATGTCCAGGCCGGTCAGCACGAAGGCGACCTCGTTGCGGAAGCCGCCGAGCCGGTTGACGCCGACCTTGAGCGCGGGCGGCGGTGCCTCCCCCCGCACCCCCTCGATCCGCACCCGGTCGGGGGCCTCCTGGCTCAGCCGTACGGTGTCCAGCCGGGCGGTGACATCGGGTCCGGCGTAGCGTGCGCCGCCGGTCTCGTAGAGCAACTGCGCGGTGACCGTGCCGACGTCGACGAAGCCGCCCGTGCCGGGGTGCTTGGTGATGACCGAGCTGCCGTCGGCGTGGATCTCGGCCAGCGGGAACCCGGGCCGGCGGACGTCGCCCTCCCGGAAGAAGGCGTAGTTGCCGCCGGTCGCCTGCGTCCCGCACTCCAGCACATGCCCGGCGACGACGGCGCCCGCGAGCCGGTCGTGGTCCGCCGGGCCCCAGCCGAAGTGGGCGGCGGCGGGCCCGCTGACCAGGGCGGCGTCCGTCACCCGGCCGGTGACGACGATGTCGGCGCCGGCGCGCAGGGCGGCGGCTGTCCCGAACCCGCCGAGGTAGGCGTGGGCGGCGAGGCTGCCGGGGTGGGCGGCGGTGAGGTCGTCGCCTTCGACGTGGGCGACGCGGACCGGGATGCCGAGCCGGCCGGCCAGTTCCCGTACGGCGTCGGCGAGTCCGGCCGGGTTGAGCCCGCCGGCGTTGGTGACGATCCGCACGCCCCGCTCGTGGGCGAGTCCGAGCGTGTCCTCGAGCTGCCGCGGGAAGGTGCGCGCGTACCCGGCGGCCGGGTCCTTCAGCCGGTCCCGGGCGAGGATCAGCATGGTCAGCTCGGCGAGGTAGTCCCCGGTGAGGACGTCCAGATCGCCGCCGGTCAGCATCTCGCGCAGGGCGTCGAAGCGGTCGCCGTAGAAGCCGGAGGCGTTGCCGATGCGCAGGACCGTCATGGGGCGGCTCCCTTCGGCGGGCGGCCGGTGCCGGGCGGACCGGCGAACGCCTGGGCGAGGTCCAGCCAGCGGTCGGCGTCCGGGCCCTGGGCCCGCAGGGCGAGATCGGCGCGGTGGGCCCGCTGGGTGACGAGGAGGCAGAAGTCGAGGGCGGGGCCGGTGACGCGCTGGGGGGCGTCCTCCGGACCGTAGGCCCACAGGTCCCCGGCGGGTCCGGTCAGCTCGATGCGGAACGGCTCGGCGGGGGCCGGGAGGCCGTGGACGGCGTGGGCGAAGTCCCGGGTGCGGACGCCGAGCCGGGCGATGTGGCGGATGCGGTCCGTGGGGGCGCGGGTGACACCGAGCGCGTCCGCGACGTCCAGCCCGTGCGCCCAGGTCTCCATGAGCCGGGCGGTCGCCATGGACGCGGCCGACATGGGCGGTCCGTACCAGGGGAAGCGGGCGCCGGGGGCCACGGCGCGCAGCGCCTCGTCCAGGGCCGCGCGTCCCTCGCGCCAGGCGGCCAGCAGCGCGGCGGGCGGGAGCGCGGCGCCCTCCTCGGCGCCCTCGTCCACGAAGGTGTCCGGCGCGGCGAGGGCCTGGCCGGCCAGGGCGCGGAAGCCGTCCGGGTCGGTGACCGCGAGCAGTGCCGCGCGGTCGGTCCAGGCGAGATGCGCGATCTGGTGGGCGATGGTCCAGCGGGGGGCGGGGGTGGGCAGCGACCACTGCTCGGGGGTCAAGTCGGCTACGAGCGCGTGGAGTTGGCGGCTTTCCTCGCGTAAGTCGTCGACCACGGGGGTGGGCTCGGGCATGAGGGGAGCATGGCAGCGGGGGGAGAAACAATCAAGCGTGCTTGCATGAATTTGGGTGCCGGGCGGGACGGGTGTCTTGTTTCCGGCGCGTCCGTCGGTCGTCGGGGGTCGGCTCGCGGGGTGCGCGGGGGGGCGGGGAGGGGGGAGTGGGCGCGGGAAGGGACGGACCCGGGGGCGGGCGCGGGGGCGGGCGGGCGCGGGGGCCGCCGTGTCCGGGTTGACCGGGGCCCGTCGCCGTCATCCGGGGACGGCCCGGAACCGGCGCCGGTACTCGGTCGGGGTGGTGTCGAGCCGACGGCGGAAGGCTCGGATGAGGGTGTCCGTCGTACCGAAACCGCACAGGGTGACGATGCGTTCGAGCGTGGCGTCGGTGGACTCGAGCTGGTTGCGCGCCATTTCGACGCGGGCCGACTCGATGTAGGCGCTCGGGGTCATGCCGAGTTCGGCCTTGAAGATGCGGGTGACCTGCCGCTCGCCCAGATGCGCGTGGGCGGCGAGGTCCGCGACGGTGATCGGCTCGCCGATGTGGCGCATGATGTAGTGGCGCAGGTCCTCCACCCGCCGTGTCGTGGAGACGGGCTCCAGGGGGACGCTGAACTGGCTCTGGCCGCTGGGCCGCTTGAGGTACATCACGAGCTGCCGGGCGACCCGCAGGGCGACGGCCTCGCCGAAGTCGTCGGCGACCAGGGCGAGGGACAGGTCGAGGCAGGCGCTGATGCCCGCGCCGGTCCACACGTCCCCTTCGCGGATGAAGATGGGGTCGGCGTCGACCTCCACCTCCGGGTGGTCGGCGGCCAGTTGCTGCGCGGTCGACCAGTGGGTGGTGGCGCGCTTGCCGTCGAGCAGTCCGGCGGCGGCCAGGATGTGCGCCCCGACGCAGACGGACGTGACCCTGCGGGTGCGGCCGGCGAGCTTCTTCACCCACTCGACCACCACGGGGTCGGTGAGGGCGTGGACCCGGCGCCGGCTGTCGATCTCGACCGAGCCGGGCACCAGAAGGGTGTCGATGCTCCGCCCGGCCATCTCGTCGAAGGTGGCGTCGGGCAGGACCCGCACCCCGGCCGAGGTGGTGACCGGATCCATCGTCCGGGCGGCCAGCACCACCTGATAGCCCGTCTCGTCCTCCGTCTCCCGCGCCACCAGGGAGAACACCTCCGGCGGCCCGGTGACGTCGAGCAGGTCGACCCCCTCGAACAGCACGATGACGATGAGACGCCTGACGGTGCCCATGATCCCCCCTGGCCGAGCCCACACCGATGTCCGGATCTGCAGGTTAGATGACATTGCCGACGCCCTGGGCGGACCGTAGGTTTCTGGACGTGGCCCTGACCGCGCGGAGGGGCCGCGAACCGAGCCGAACCTTGGCATGCACATCCTGTGGGGGGAATTTCCATGGCTACGACGACTCTTCGGGCACTCAACGGCTTCGACGAGACGCCCGCCTCGCTCGCCGACTCGACCCTGATCCTGGTCGACTACCAGAACACCTACGTCGGTGGCGTGATGGAGCTGGACGGCTGGCAGGCCGCGCTCGACTCCGCCGCCGAGCTGCTGGGCCGCGCCCGTGAGGCCGGCGCGAAGGTCATCCACGTGGTGAACGACGGCGGCGAGGGCACCCCGTACGACATCCGGGCCGAGATCGGCCAGATCCACCCGAGCGTGGCGCCCGTCGAGGGCGAGCCGGTCGTCGTGAAGACGGTCCCGAACGGGTTCGTCGACACCGACCTCGGTGAGCGCGTGGACGCCGCCGGCAACAAGGACGTCATCGTCATGGGGTTCATGACGCACATGTGCGTGCTGTTCACCACGCAGGGTGCGTTCCTGCGGGGCAACCGGCCCACCGTCGTCGCCGACGCCTGCGCCACGCGCTCCCTGCCGGCCACCGGCGCCGAGCTGCCCGCCTCCCAGATCCACGACGGCGCGCTCGCGACCATCCGCGACCTCTACGGTGTCGTCGTCGAGTCCGGCAAGTCCCTCGTCTGACCGCCGGGCCGGGCGATCGGCCGGTCCCGGAAGCCGTACGGCCGGCCTGTCCGGCCCGTTCGGCTCGTCCACCTCGTCTGGCCGGTTCGGCTCGTTCGGCTGGTCCGGCCCGCTCGGCCTGTTCGACTTGTTCGACTGGTCTGGCCCGTCCGGCTCGTTCGGCCCGGTGTCCCGTACAGCCTGGTATCCCGTACGCCCTGTGCGTCCCGTGTGTCCCGTACGTCCGGTACGGCCCAGGTCCCGTTCGGGGATTCCGTACGGGAATCCCGTACGCCGTGGCGGTGGTCCGTCCGCCCCGTGGCAGCGGGCCCGTGTCCCCGTCGCGGGGACGGCAGCCGCCGCGGCCACCTGACGGCCGCCGCGCCCGCGCGTCCGCGACGGCGGCGGGTCACCGCCCACCGGTGACCGATCATCGCCCGGGTCCCTGACCGGCCACGGGCCGCCCACCGCTGCGCCGGCCACCGGCCGGCCACCGGTCCCGTACCGCTGCCCGCCCGGACGCCGGCGGCGGTGTCCGAGGCTCCGCCCTGCCACGGCCCCACCTGGACCGCGGCCGGACGGCGCCGCTCCCCCGCTCCACCGCGCCCGTGCGCGGTGGAGATCTCCTCCACCTCGCCCGCCGCACGAGCGGCGGGCGGGCGATCCCGGCAGCCCTGTCACGGCTGCCCCGGCAGCGGCAGGCCGGATTCCCGCCCCCCACCGCCGGCTGTCCCCGGCGGACCTCGGGATCCGCTCGTACCCACGCTCCCGCTGCCGGAGTTCCCTCCCCGTCCTCGACGACCGCTCCCCCGCCCCGGCGGGCCGCGGCCTCCCGGACGGCCACCGTCTCCTCCCCCCTCTGTGTCGGCGGATGTCCCGCGTGTGCAGGAGACGGCTCACCTTCACGTCGCCGCAATGGCTCCGCTTCGTCGCGCCCGCGCCGCAGCAGGCCGTCGGCCGGTCCCGTCCGCCCCGGCGCTCGTCACCGAGCACCGCGCGCGGGCAGGCCGTGCCGTCGCCGCCCGCTTCCCGGTCGCGTCGCGACACGGGTTCGTCCTCACCCGGAGGCCCTTCCCGCGGGGCGGCCCCGGCGCGGGCTTCTCCTCACCGGAAAGCCCGGGCGCGGGGCAGCCCCGGCACGTCCGCGGACCCGCGGCCCGCTCCGTGACATCGCGGTGCCCTTTCGCGCGCCGTCCCGCGCCCCGCTCAGCGCGGGAGGACACCGCACGCACCGTGCCCAGCACCCCGGATCTTCCCGACGCCCTCCCGCAGGCCGGAGAACGGCGTCTTCACCGAAAGGCTGACCATGACCACGCGTAGAGGTTTCCTCGGCACCGCCACCGCCGCCGGCGCCGTGACCATCCTCGGAAGCTCCACGGCCACCGCCGTGACCGCCGGCACCACCGGAACCGAACCGGTGGGGACCACGGTGGAGAACGCGCGCGAGTCCATCCTCGCGGTCAACCGCGGCATGCGCGCCAACTACGCCGTGCTGAAATCCGACCTGATCAAGCACCTGAGCCCCGTCGTCGTCGTGCAGAACGACGCCAAGGGCGGCAAGTTCACCCTCGTCCACAACGGCACGCAGGAATCGGCGAACCCCGTCTCCCCCGTCTTCGAGCTGGCCAAGTCGATCAGCCACGTCCCGCTCGGCATCTTCTCGACCATCGCCCCGTACCTGAGCGACAAGGTCCCGAACCTCCCCAACGCCGACCGGATCGACCCGCACGACCTGAAGATGGTCGCCTTCAAGGGGACCGGCACCACCGACTGGATCACGCCGCTCAAGAACTTCGCCGCCAACCTCACCGTCGCGCGCGGGAACCTCGACGACGCGGACCTGCCCGCGGAGATGGTGACCTCGTGCGGCCAACTGCTGGACGCGGCCCTCAAGTTCGTCGACGCCTCGGTGGCGAGCAAGTCGTTCGACATGAAGTCCTTCGAGGACTTCACCGGGAGCGTCTACCCCAACATCCGCACCAACATGAAGTACGCGGCCGACGCCCAGATCGCCGGCGTGCAGCAGATCATGAAGAAGTGGCGCGCCCAGATCGGCGAGGAGGAGTGGAAGGACCTGTACACGGTCGTCATCTCGCAGTGGACGACGTCCGTGCTCAACCAGAACACGATCATCATCAGGCCCTGCATGAACCCGGCCAAGGTGGACACCCACCTGATCGACCTGCCGGCCGTCGAGCCGCCCGCGGACCCGATCTTCGTCGCCCTGGACAACCTCGCCCGGATCGTGCAGGACAACATCGCGGCCGAGATGGTCTTCCCCGTGGACCACGTGGTCGCGGACGCGCTCAAGGGCCAGCAGGACCTGCTCTCCGACGAGATCCTCGACCAGCTCGGCGGGACGGCGCCCGGTGCGCTGACGTCCTCCGCCACGGCCTCGGGTCTCGCCGCGACCGCGGGGCTGGCCGCCTCGGGCGCCGACGCCTGCCCCTTCCACAAGAAGGTCGCGCAGGCGTGAGACGGGGCCTCCTCGCCCGGGCGGGTGCCTCACCGGCCTCCCCGTCCGGCTCCGGGCGGGGAGGCCGTCCCGCGGCACGGGGGGACATCGTTCCGCGGGACGCCGTCCTGAGGGTGGCGGCCGTCTCAGGTGTCCGCGGAGGGGACCGGCGGCCGTAGCGCGTGGGCCAGACGGTCGAGTGCGGCGCCGTCCACGGCGGCCGTGCCCGTGAGGGTGCCGACGAGCGCCTGGGCGAGGACGGTCGCGGTGCCGATCCGCGCGTCCTCCCGCTCGTCGCCGGTGACCTTCCCGATCACCGCGTCCCGTACCGACCGCGAGATGTCGAGGCCGCCGAACGGCTCGGGGAAGGACAGCGCCATCACGCACACGCCCACGTTGGCCGAGAGGATCGACCGGGCGGCCAGCTCCGGGTCGGTCCGCAGCCGCCCGGCGGCCCGGCACCGCTCCACGGCCGACCGGAGCAGGGCCTGCGCCTCCCCGATCGCCTGGGGCCTGGCGTCCGCCGTCGGCGTGAACATCAGCCGGTACAGGTGGGGGTTGTCCAGCGCGAACGCGACATGGCTGTCCCAGGCCGTGCGCAGGTCGGCCACCGGGTCGTCGGTGAGCGGATTGCGCCGCTTGTTGGCCAGGAAGCGCTGGAAGCCGAGGTCGGCCACCGCCGTGAGCAGCCCCTGCTTGTCGCCGAACCGGCGGTAGATCTCCGGCATGCCGACACCGGCCCGGTCGCAGATGGCCCGGGTGGAGATCGCCAGCGCGTCCTTGGTGGCGAGGAGTTCCGCGGTGGCGTCCAGGATGCGCTCTCGTGCCGTCGACATGACCCCACGATAACACCGCTCGATAACAACGCTAACAGCTCTGACCTGCGGTTTTGGGAGAGGGAGACAGTCGGCGGAACGGAGTTCTGTTATCAACGCTTACGAGTCATGTTAGCGTTGCACACATCTTCGTAGCGAGAGAGATGGGTACTCCTGTGAACCGTTCGACGTTCCTCCGCGCCGCCTCGGCAGCCGTCGCCACCGCCGCGAGCGTGGCCCTCCTCGCCGCCTGCGGGGGCGAGG contains the following coding sequences:
- a CDS encoding TIGR03084 family metal-binding protein, which codes for MPEPTPVVDDLREESRQLHALVADLTPEQWSLPTPAPRWTIAHQIAHLAWTDRAALLAVTDPDGFRALAGQALAAPDTFVDEGAEEGAALPPAALLAAWREGRAALDEALRAVAPGARFPWYGPPMSAASMATARLMETWAHGLDVADALGVTRAPTDRIRHIARLGVRTRDFAHAVHGLPAPAEPFRIELTGPAGDLWAYGPEDAPQRVTGPALDFCLLVTQRAHRADLALRAQGPDADRWLDLAQAFAGPPGTGRPPKGAAP
- a CDS encoding TetR/AcrR family transcriptional regulator, with amino-acid sequence MSTARERILDATAELLATKDALAISTRAICDRAGVGMPEIYRRFGDKQGLLTAVADLGFQRFLANKRRNPLTDDPVADLRTAWDSHVAFALDNPHLYRLMFTPTADARPQAIGEAQALLRSAVERCRAAGRLRTDPELAARSILSANVGVCVMALSFPEPFGGLDISRSVRDAVIGKVTGDEREDARIGTATVLAQALVGTLTGTAAVDGAALDRLAHALRPPVPSADT
- a CDS encoding acyclic terpene utilization AtuA family protein, producing the protein MTVLRIGNASGFYGDRFDALREMLTGGDLDVLTGDYLAELTMLILARDRLKDPAAGYARTFPRQLEDTLGLAHERGVRIVTNAGGLNPAGLADAVRELAGRLGIPVRVAHVEGDDLTAAHPGSLAAHAYLGGFGTAAALRAGADIVVTGRVTDAALVSGPAAAHFGWGPADHDRLAGAVVAGHVLECGTQATGGNYAFFREGDVRRPGFPLAEIHADGSSVITKHPGTGGFVDVGTVTAQLLYETGGARYAGPDVTARLDTVRLSQEAPDRVRIEGVRGEAPPPALKVGVNRLGGFRNEVAFVLTGLDIEAKAALVREQMGDVLAKAPPAEVRWELVRTDRPDAETEETASALLRLVVRDPDQAVVGRPLTAAAVELALAGYPGFHVLAPPGKGSPYGVFEEAYVPQGDVGHVAVLDDGRRVAVAPPEDTRPLRPLGEPALPAPLPPGPVRRAPLGLVAGARSGDKGGNANVGVWARTEDAWRWLAHELTAERFRELVPEARPLPVTRHILPNLRALNFVVEGILGAGAAAQARFDPQAKALGEWLRSRHLDIPEALL
- a CDS encoding cysteine hydrolase family protein, with the protein product MATTTLRALNGFDETPASLADSTLILVDYQNTYVGGVMELDGWQAALDSAAELLGRAREAGAKVIHVVNDGGEGTPYDIRAEIGQIHPSVAPVEGEPVVVKTVPNGFVDTDLGERVDAAGNKDVIVMGFMTHMCVLFTTQGAFLRGNRPTVVADACATRSLPATGAELPASQIHDGALATIRDLYGVVVESGKSLV
- a CDS encoding GlxA family transcriptional regulator — protein: MGTVRRLIVIVLFEGVDLLDVTGPPEVFSLVARETEDETGYQVVLAARTMDPVTTSAGVRVLPDATFDEMAGRSIDTLLVPGSVEIDSRRRVHALTDPVVVEWVKKLAGRTRRVTSVCVGAHILAAAGLLDGKRATTHWSTAQQLAADHPEVEVDADPIFIREGDVWTGAGISACLDLSLALVADDFGEAVALRVARQLVMYLKRPSGQSQFSVPLEPVSTTRRVEDLRHYIMRHIGEPITVADLAAHAHLGERQVTRIFKAELGMTPSAYIESARVEMARNQLESTDATLERIVTLCGFGTTDTLIRAFRRRLDTTPTEYRRRFRAVPG